A part of Haloarchaeobius sp. HME9146 genomic DNA contains:
- a CDS encoding N-acetyltransferase: protein MSVNIDTRVVGPGNDEYVEDAWKLKERIRQREGVLKQRKGFFSDAYRRSKVHLFVEDGVTPSIIGFCAVRRDGYILFLAVDPSHRGEDIGKKLVAMVAEEHRSVTCHARTTNENALRFYEHLGFDIKRRIDNYYEDGGDAYYLKLGDDASLTARLSEFMRR, encoded by the coding sequence GTGAGCGTCAACATCGACACGCGCGTCGTCGGTCCGGGGAACGACGAGTACGTCGAGGATGCGTGGAAGCTCAAAGAACGCATCCGACAGCGTGAGGGCGTCCTCAAGCAGCGAAAGGGGTTCTTCAGCGACGCCTACCGTCGTTCGAAGGTCCACCTCTTCGTCGAGGACGGCGTGACCCCGAGCATCATCGGGTTCTGTGCTGTCCGTCGAGACGGGTACATCCTCTTTCTTGCCGTCGACCCCAGCCACCGTGGCGAGGACATCGGGAAGAAGCTCGTCGCGATGGTCGCGGAGGAGCACCGTTCGGTGACATGCCACGCACGCACGACCAACGAGAACGCGCTACGGTTCTACGAGCACCTCGGGTTCGACATCAAACGACGCATCGACAACTACTACGAAGACGGCGGTGACGCCTACTATCTGAAGCTCGGCGACGACGCGAGTCTGACCGCCAGACTCTCGGAGTTCATGCGACGGTAG
- a CDS encoding archease, with protein sequence MSFHLREHTADVAVEATGDSLDETFAAVADGLTAAMCDEWPDSGDRFSFDIDAENVEALLFDYLDQLIYERDVRLVLPVDNEATVEERDGEWHLDGSARGVPLGDVNARDIKAVTYSDMTVEETDDGWRAYVVLDV encoded by the coding sequence ATGAGCTTCCATCTCCGCGAGCACACCGCCGACGTGGCCGTCGAGGCCACCGGTGACTCCCTCGACGAGACCTTCGCCGCGGTCGCCGACGGCCTCACCGCCGCGATGTGCGACGAGTGGCCCGACTCCGGCGACCGGTTCTCGTTCGACATCGACGCCGAGAACGTCGAAGCCCTCCTGTTCGACTACCTCGACCAGCTCATCTACGAGCGCGACGTGCGCCTCGTCCTGCCGGTCGATAACGAGGCCACGGTCGAGGAGCGAGACGGCGAGTGGCACCTGGACGGGAGCGCACGGGGCGTCCCCCTGGGCGACGTGAACGCCCGCGACATCAAGGCGGTCACCTACTCCGACATGACCGTCGAGGAGACCGACGACGGCTGGCGGGCGTACGTCGTGCTGGACGTCTGA
- a CDS encoding DUF502 domain-containing protein yields the protein MLSADGKELERTREAGRTVVDTIRDAFVAGLAIVVPLIVTVVVLNVLAGYVFAFLSVFVEFLQAYNLSPAEAQVFAAITPATADLVLQALTLVLLVGTILGLGFLTRFTYGERGIEYADDLISAIPGIGSVYDSFREMSDVIVESDQQNFRDVKLVEFPQEDTYTLGFLTADTPAALQAAAGRNDMVTLFLPLAPNPVMGGNLVHVPEYRVEDVDMTVEEGLRTIVTTGVATGDAASNGDARLSEAELSQMAAFEQAEGRMDRRPEDEATDPIENRQTEADVANSDTP from the coding sequence ATGCTGTCAGCAGATGGGAAGGAACTCGAACGAACCCGCGAGGCCGGTCGGACCGTCGTCGATACCATCAGGGACGCCTTCGTAGCCGGACTGGCCATCGTCGTCCCCCTCATCGTCACGGTCGTCGTCCTGAACGTCCTCGCCGGGTACGTGTTCGCGTTCCTCTCGGTCTTCGTCGAGTTCCTTCAGGCGTACAACCTCAGTCCGGCCGAGGCCCAGGTCTTCGCGGCCATCACGCCCGCAACGGCCGACCTGGTCCTGCAGGCCCTCACGCTGGTTCTCCTCGTCGGGACCATCCTCGGCCTCGGTTTTCTCACGCGTTTCACCTACGGTGAGCGCGGCATCGAGTACGCTGACGACCTCATCAGTGCCATCCCGGGCATCGGCTCGGTGTACGACAGCTTCCGGGAGATGTCGGACGTCATCGTCGAGAGCGACCAGCAGAACTTCCGTGACGTGAAACTGGTCGAGTTCCCCCAGGAGGACACCTACACGCTCGGGTTCCTCACCGCCGACACGCCGGCCGCACTCCAGGCGGCCGCGGGCCGCAACGACATGGTGACGCTGTTCCTCCCGCTCGCGCCCAACCCGGTGATGGGCGGGAACCTCGTCCACGTGCCCGAGTACCGCGTCGAGGACGTCGATATGACCGTCGAGGAGGGTCTCCGGACCATCGTGACCACCGGCGTCGCGACGGGTGACGCCGCTTCGAACGGCGATGCACGGCTCTCCGAGGCCGAACTCAGCCAGATGGCGGCGTTCGAACAGGCCGAAGGGCGGATGGACCGCCGCCCGGAGGACGAGGCGACCGACCCCATCGAGAACCGACAGACAGAGGCCGACGTGGCGAATAGTGACACCCCATGA
- the priS gene encoding DNA primase small subunit PriS — MEERTRRYLRGRFRDHYRQLSVTPPPDANEREWGWVTWSTGGTTMVRHNSWLDIGDLETFLADERPRHVYFSAGRYDDPGASSMSKKGWRSSDLVFDLDADHLPGVDPETDSYGEMLETCKGALFRLLDLLEDDFGFDDLTVVFSGGRGYHVHVRDEGVKELGRGHRREIVDYVLASDVDFDTLLQHEAVAGMGLENPADKRTLDTTGGWGRRVQRRIDDYVDDLLELDDDDALDRLQSLDGVGEKKAQGILRAVRTNVDQIRAGNVDVHPAFLTLARSLAEETFTGETAPIDEPVTTDINRLIRLPGSLHGGSGLEVKRIPRAELDDFDPLHDAVPRTFVGSEIQITVPEPVDVRLGGGTFNLERGAHTVPEYVGVFLMARGQAEKGKE; from the coding sequence ATGGAAGAGCGCACCCGACGGTACCTCCGCGGTCGCTTCCGCGACCACTATCGACAGCTGTCGGTGACGCCCCCGCCGGACGCGAACGAGCGTGAGTGGGGCTGGGTCACCTGGAGCACCGGCGGGACGACGATGGTCCGGCACAACTCCTGGCTGGACATCGGTGACCTTGAGACCTTCCTCGCGGACGAGCGCCCGCGCCACGTCTACTTCTCGGCCGGGCGCTACGACGACCCCGGTGCGAGTTCGATGTCGAAGAAGGGGTGGCGCTCCTCGGACCTCGTCTTCGACCTCGACGCCGACCACCTGCCGGGGGTCGACCCCGAGACGGATTCGTACGGCGAGATGCTCGAAACCTGCAAGGGTGCGCTCTTTCGACTCCTCGACCTGCTGGAGGACGACTTCGGGTTCGACGACCTGACCGTCGTGTTCTCCGGGGGGCGAGGGTACCACGTTCACGTCCGCGATGAGGGCGTGAAGGAACTCGGTCGCGGCCATCGGCGCGAGATCGTCGACTACGTGCTCGCGAGCGACGTCGACTTCGACACGTTGCTCCAGCACGAGGCGGTCGCGGGTATGGGACTCGAGAACCCTGCGGACAAGCGGACGCTCGATACCACCGGCGGCTGGGGACGGCGCGTCCAGCGACGGATCGACGACTACGTCGACGACCTGCTCGAACTGGACGACGACGACGCACTGGACCGGCTCCAGTCGCTCGACGGCGTCGGCGAGAAGAAAGCCCAGGGCATCCTGCGGGCGGTCCGGACGAACGTCGACCAGATTCGTGCGGGCAACGTCGACGTGCACCCGGCGTTCCTCACGCTCGCGCGGAGCCTCGCCGAGGAGACGTTCACCGGCGAGACTGCACCCATCGACGAGCCGGTGACGACCGACATCAACCGGCTCATCCGGTTGCCGGGGAGTCTCCACGGCGGAAGCGGGCTGGAGGTCAAACGGATTCCGCGGGCCGAGCTGGACGACTTCGACCCGCTTCACGACGCCGTCCCGCGAACGTTCGTCGGAAGCGAGATACAGATAACCGTTCCCGAGCCGGTCGACGTTCGTCTCGGTGGCGGTACATTTAATTTGGAGCGAGGCGCACACACTGTACCGGAATACGTGGGCGTGTTCTTGATGGCCCGCGGGCAGGCCGAGAAAGGGAAAGAATGA